The following coding sequences are from one Vulpes vulpes isolate BD-2025 chromosome 12, VulVul3, whole genome shotgun sequence window:
- the C12H16orf86 gene encoding uncharacterized protein C16orf86 homolog, whose translation MASAGAERRPGAPAGTAAGPAQLSESSGGHAQSSECPVMADRCLVPAYEACRTLGEDKGPAGPVSEPELQEEQLRLEEERLKLEVESLEERGPRPTASVVRTSHGPKRKPVNPLSPSFPGPSHQAHPRVEVEMPQGLPLPKEEPESSQSEPLPSAKQHKKAKKRKSLGAPVLPAMTSTVSAPSETLGLERKAQRLRPLYQYINYCNPELNQAGEGDREAEAELEPELELALIPEEAGVEQLQALLPVAGELASGLTLPCPSTFVSSTHALVPLGEEVGEEPGCLPSLGVSGRLKAEVDKSTQVDINKMLSVCAAPLVPPLSPQYK comes from the exons ATGGCCTCAGCAGGGGCCGAGAGGCGGCCCGGGGCCCCGGCGGGCACCGCCGCGGGGCCGGCACAGCTCTCGGAGTCGTCCGGTGGCCACGCTCAGAGCTCTGAG TGTCCAGTGATGGCAGACCGGTGCCTGGTACCAGCCTATGAGGCCTGCCGGACCCTGGGTGAAGACAAGGGCCCAGCAGGACCAGTCTCAGAGCCGGAGCTCCAGGAGGAACAACTCAGGCTGGAAGAAGAGAGGCTCAAGCTAGAGGTGGAGTCGTTAGAGGAGAGAGGCCCCAGGCCCACGGCCTCCGTTGTAAGGACCAGTCACGGTCCGAAGAGGAAGCCTGTCAA CCCCCTGTCCCCCAGCTTTCCAGGGCCCAGCCACCAAGCCCATCCTAGGGTTGAAGTGGAGATGCCACAGGGCCTGCCATTGCCGAAGGAGGAGCCAGAAAGTAGCCAGAGTGAGCCCTTACCATCTGCCAAACAGCACAAAAAAGCCAAGAAGCGCAAGAGTCTGGGGGCTCCAGTGCTCCCAGCAATGACCAGCACAGTGTCTGCACCTTCAGAGACGTTGGGGCTGGAGC GAAAGGCCCAGCGCCTGCGGCCCCTGTACCAGTACATCAACTATTGCAATCCCGAGCTGAatcaggcaggggagggggacagggaggctgaggcagagcTGGAGCCTGAGTTGGAGCTGGCCCTGATCCCCGAGGAAGCAGGTGTGGAGCAACTGCAGGCCTTGCTGCCCGTGGCAGGTGAGCTGGCCTCAGGCCTCACTTTGCCTTGCCCCAGTACATTTGTGTCTTCCACCCATGCTCTGGTTCCCCTGGGAGAGGAGGTTGGAGAGGAGCCCGGTTGTTTGCCCAGCTTGGGGGTCAGCGGCCGCCTCAAGGCTGAGGTGGATAAATCAACCCAGGTGGACATCAACAAGATGCTGAGTGTTTGCGCCGCCCCACTTGTACCTCCACTCTCCCCTCAGTACAAGTga
- the ENKD1 gene encoding enkurin domain-containing protein 1: MCEGPSRISGPIPPDPTLCPDYYRRPASALGRLEGNALKLDLLTSDLDLDATPPRGPRMNPGAREILERGRSGVGGVLLQLRGISLGPGASPKRKDPKDHEKENLKRIREIQRRFREQEHSREQGQPRPLKALWRSTKYDKVESRVKAQLQEPSPASGTEPAHFLRAHSRCGPGLPPPRVPSPQLTPAGPSAKGPSLGVDFISHNARAAKRAPRRHSRSLQVLAQVLEQQRQAQEHYNATQKGHVPHYLLERRDLWRREAEARQHSQPDPAMPPGHTRMPENQRLETLSNLLQSQSQLLRELVLLPAGADSLKAQGHRAELDRKLAQVEEAIKIFSRPKVFVKMDA, from the exons ATGTGCGAGGGCCCGTCCCGCATCTCGGGGCCCATCCCTCCAGACCCTACGCTCTGCCCTGACTACTACCGGCGGCCGGCCTCGG CCCTAGGTCGCCTTGAGGGAAACGCGCTGAAGCTGGACCTGCTGACATCGGACCTTGACTTGGACGCCACCCCTCCGCGCGGCCCGCGCATGAATCCCGGAGCCAGAGAGATCCTGGAGCGTGGCCGGAGTGGCGTCGGGGGCGTGCTGCTGCAGCTCAGGGGCATCTCCCTAGGCCCAGGAGCCTCTCCCAAGA GGAAGGACCCTAAAGACCATGAGAAGGAGAACCTGAAGCGGATCAGGGAGATCCAGAGGCGTTTCCGGGAGCAGGAGCACAGCCGGGAGCAGGGCCAGCCCAGGCCCCTGAAGGCTCTGTGGCGCTCGACCAAATATGATAAAGTGGAGTCCCGGGTCAAGGCCCAGCTGCAG GAGCCCAGCCCTGCATCTGGAACAGAGCCTGCCCACTTCCTGCGGGCACACTCCCGCTGTGGCCCTGGGCTCCCACCTCCTCGTGTCCCCAGTCCTCAACTAACCCCAGCAGGCCCCAGTGCTAAG GGGCCAAGCCTGGGTGTGGACTTCATTAGCCACAATGCCCGCGCTGCCAAGAGGGCCCCCCGGAGGCATTCCCGCTCACTGCAGGTCCTGGCACAAGTGCTAGAGCAGCAACGGCAAGCCCAAGAGCACTACAACGCCACGCAGAAGGGCCATGTGCCCCATTA CTTGTTGGAACGCAGAGATCTGTGGCGACGGGAGGCTGAGGCCCGCCAGCATAGTCAGCCGGACCCTGCCATGCCCCCTGGCCACACTCGCATGCCGGAGAACCAGCGGCTAGAGACACTGAGCAATCTGCTCCAGA GCCAGAGCCAGTTGCTACGTGAGCTAGTGCTGCTGCCTGCTGGGGCCGACTCACTGAAGGCCCAGGGCCATCGTGCTGAGCTGGACCGGAAACTGGCACAGGTAGAGGAAGCCATCAAGATCTTTTCTCGCCCCAAGGTTTTCGTGAAGATGGACGCCTGA
- the PARD6A gene encoding partitioning defective 6 homolog alpha isoform X2: MGPRAGWDGKGRIWSLRLRPRVVKRVGSKPLQHRGNRVAQQILMVQFPHLNVQSRKASGNTRTHTTLGKRHFPVSPRNGEAPPPDSETCAQERNDARAHEDAPTPSPFPRKRGLRVPLTVAAPLTSWSGREGGASATARGGATGRSPGLCTCAQAGRLGHRPRPAGLTMARPQRTPARSPDNIVEVKSKFDAEFRRFALPRASVSGFQEFSRLLRAVHQIPGLDVLLGYTDAHGDLLPLTNDDSLHRALASGPPPLRLLVQKREADSSGLAFASNSLQRRKKGLLLRPVAPLRTRPPLLISLPQDFRQVSSVIDVDLLPETHRRVRLHKHGSDRPLGFYIRDGMSVRVAPQGLERVPGIFISRLVRGGLAESTGLLAVSDEILEVNGIEVAGKTLDQVTDMMVANSHNLIVTVKPANQRNNVVRGASGRLTGPSSAGPGPTEAESDDDSNDLVIENRQPPCSNGLSQGPPCWDLRQGRLLPGARSSLPSLDDQEQASSGWGSSMRGDGSGFSL, from the exons ATGGGGCCCAGGGCTGGctgggatgggaagggaaggatCTGGAGCTTGAGGCTGCGGCCACGAGTGGTCAAGCGAGTTGGCTCAAAGCCACTTCAACACCGTGGGAACCGAGTCGCTCAGCAAATACTTAtggttcagtttcctcatctaaacGTGCAGTCTCGTAAGGCCAGTGGAAATACTAGGACACACACAACACTCGGTAAACGCCACTTCCCTGTCTCCCCTCGGAACGGCGAAGCCCCACCCCCAGACTCGGAGACTTGCGCGCAGGAGCGTAATGACGCAAGAGCACACGAAGACGCCCCCACCCCATCTCCGTTTCCTAGGAAACGTGGACTCCGCGTACCGCTCACTGTCGCTGCCCCCTTGACGTCATGGTCCGGACGGGAGGGCGGGGCGAGTGCTACCGCCAGGGGCGGGGCGACGGGCCGGTCGCCCGGGCTGTGCACCTGCGCCCAGGCGGGCCGCCTGGGGCACCGTCCCCGGCCCGCCGGCCTCACCATGGCCAGGCCGCAGAGGACTCCGGCGCGCAGTCCCGACAACATCGTCGAGGTGAAGAGCAAA tTTGATGCTGAGTTCCGACGCTTCGCGCTGCCCCGCGCTTCGGTGAGTGGCTTCCAAGAGTTTTCGCGGTTGCTGCGTGCAGTCCACCAGATCCCGGGCCTGGACGTGCTGCTTGGCTATACAGATGCTCACGGTGACCTACTGCCCCTCACCAACGACGACAGCCTGCACCGGGCCCTGGCCAGCGGGCCCCCACCGCTGCGCCTGCTAGTACAGAAGCGGG AAGCTGACTCCAGTGGCCTGGCCTTTGCCTCCAACTCTCTGCAGCGGCGGAAGAAAGGGCTCCTACTTCGGCCAGTGGCACCCCTGCGCACCCGGCCACCCCTGCTAATCAGCCTGCCCCAAGATTTCCGCCAGGTTTCTTCAGTCATAGATGTGGACCTACTGCCTGAGACCCACCGACGGGTTCGGCTGCACAAGCATGGCTCGGACCGCCCCCTGGGTTTCTACATTCGAGATGGCATGAGTGTCCGTGTAGCTCCCCAGGGCCTGGAACGGGTTCCAGGCATCTTCATCTCCCGCCTGGTACGAGGGGGCCTGGCTGAGAGTACGGGGCTGCTGGCAGTCAGTGATGAGATCCTCGAGGTCAATGGTATTGAGGTGGCTGGGAAGACCTTGGACCAAGTGACGGACATGATGGTCGCCAACAGCCACAATCTCATTGTCACTGTCAAGCCAGCCAATCAGCGCAATAATGTGGTGCGGGGAGCATCTGGGCGTCTGACAGGGCCTTCCTCTGCTGGGCCTGGGCCTACTGAGGCTGAGAGTGACGATGATAGCAATGATCTGGTCATTGAAAACCGCCAGCCTCCATGTTCCAATGGGCTGTCTCAAGGGCCTCCATGCTGGGACCTGCGCCAAGGCCGTCTACTTCCTGGTGCCCGCAGTTCTCTGCCCTCCCTGGATGATCAGGAGCAGGCCAGCTCTGGCTGGGGGAGTAGCATGCGAGGAGATGGTAGTGGCTTTAGCCTCTGA
- the PARD6A gene encoding partitioning defective 6 homolog alpha isoform X4, producing MGPRAGWDGKGRIWSLRLRPRVVKRVGSKPLQHRGNRVAQQILMVQFPHLNVQSRKASGNTRTHTTLGKRHFPVSPRNGEAPPPDSETCAQERNDARAHEDAPTPSPFPRKRGLRVPLTVAAPLTSWSGREGGASATARGGATGRSPGLCTCAQAGRLGHRPRPAGLTMARPQRTPARSPDNIVEFDAEFRRFALPRASVSGFQEFSRLLRAVHQIPGLDVLLGYTDAHGDLLPLTNDDSLHRALASGPPPLRLLVQKREADSSGLAFASNSLQRRKKGLLLRPVAPLRTRPPLLISLPQDFRQVSSVIDVDLLPETHRRVRLHKHGSDRPLGFYIRDGMSVRVAPQGLERVPGIFISRLVRGGLAESTGLLAVSDEILEVNGIEVAGKTLDQVTDMMVANSHNLIVTVKPANQRNNVVRGASGRLTGPSSAGPGPTEAESDDDSNDLVIENRQPPCSNGLSQGPPCWDLRQGRLLPGARSSLPSLDDQEQASSGWGSSMRGDGSGFSL from the exons ATGGGGCCCAGGGCTGGctgggatgggaagggaaggatCTGGAGCTTGAGGCTGCGGCCACGAGTGGTCAAGCGAGTTGGCTCAAAGCCACTTCAACACCGTGGGAACCGAGTCGCTCAGCAAATACTTAtggttcagtttcctcatctaaacGTGCAGTCTCGTAAGGCCAGTGGAAATACTAGGACACACACAACACTCGGTAAACGCCACTTCCCTGTCTCCCCTCGGAACGGCGAAGCCCCACCCCCAGACTCGGAGACTTGCGCGCAGGAGCGTAATGACGCAAGAGCACACGAAGACGCCCCCACCCCATCTCCGTTTCCTAGGAAACGTGGACTCCGCGTACCGCTCACTGTCGCTGCCCCCTTGACGTCATGGTCCGGACGGGAGGGCGGGGCGAGTGCTACCGCCAGGGGCGGGGCGACGGGCCGGTCGCCCGGGCTGTGCACCTGCGCCCAGGCGGGCCGCCTGGGGCACCGTCCCCGGCCCGCCGGCCTCACCATGGCCAGGCCGCAGAGGACTCCGGCGCGCAGTCCCGACAACATCGTCGAG tTTGATGCTGAGTTCCGACGCTTCGCGCTGCCCCGCGCTTCGGTGAGTGGCTTCCAAGAGTTTTCGCGGTTGCTGCGTGCAGTCCACCAGATCCCGGGCCTGGACGTGCTGCTTGGCTATACAGATGCTCACGGTGACCTACTGCCCCTCACCAACGACGACAGCCTGCACCGGGCCCTGGCCAGCGGGCCCCCACCGCTGCGCCTGCTAGTACAGAAGCGGG AAGCTGACTCCAGTGGCCTGGCCTTTGCCTCCAACTCTCTGCAGCGGCGGAAGAAAGGGCTCCTACTTCGGCCAGTGGCACCCCTGCGCACCCGGCCACCCCTGCTAATCAGCCTGCCCCAAGATTTCCGCCAGGTTTCTTCAGTCATAGATGTGGACCTACTGCCTGAGACCCACCGACGGGTTCGGCTGCACAAGCATGGCTCGGACCGCCCCCTGGGTTTCTACATTCGAGATGGCATGAGTGTCCGTGTAGCTCCCCAGGGCCTGGAACGGGTTCCAGGCATCTTCATCTCCCGCCTGGTACGAGGGGGCCTGGCTGAGAGTACGGGGCTGCTGGCAGTCAGTGATGAGATCCTCGAGGTCAATGGTATTGAGGTGGCTGGGAAGACCTTGGACCAAGTGACGGACATGATGGTCGCCAACAGCCACAATCTCATTGTCACTGTCAAGCCAGCCAATCAGCGCAATAATGTGGTGCGGGGAGCATCTGGGCGTCTGACAGGGCCTTCCTCTGCTGGGCCTGGGCCTACTGAGGCTGAGAGTGACGATGATAGCAATGATCTGGTCATTGAAAACCGCCAGCCTCCATGTTCCAATGGGCTGTCTCAAGGGCCTCCATGCTGGGACCTGCGCCAAGGCCGTCTACTTCCTGGTGCCCGCAGTTCTCTGCCCTCCCTGGATGATCAGGAGCAGGCCAGCTCTGGCTGGGGGAGTAGCATGCGAGGAGATGGTAGTGGCTTTAGCCTCTGA
- the PARD6A gene encoding partitioning defective 6 homolog alpha isoform X3 translates to MGPRAGWDGKGRIWSLRLRPRVVKRVGSKPLQHRGNRVAQQILMVQFPHLNVQSRKASGNTRTHTTLGKRHFPVSPRNGEAPPPDSETCAQERNDARAHEDAPTPSPFPRKRGLRVPLTVAAPLTSWSGREGGASATARGGATGRSPGLCTCAQAGRLGHRPRPAGLTMARPQRTPARSPDNIVEFDAEFRRFALPRASVSGFQEFSRLLRAVHQIPGLDVLLGYTDAHGDLLPLTNDDSLHRALASGPPPLRLLVQKRAEADSSGLAFASNSLQRRKKGLLLRPVAPLRTRPPLLISLPQDFRQVSSVIDVDLLPETHRRVRLHKHGSDRPLGFYIRDGMSVRVAPQGLERVPGIFISRLVRGGLAESTGLLAVSDEILEVNGIEVAGKTLDQVTDMMVANSHNLIVTVKPANQRNNVVRGASGRLTGPSSAGPGPTEAESDDDSNDLVIENRQPPCSNGLSQGPPCWDLRQGRLLPGARSSLPSLDDQEQASSGWGSSMRGDGSGFSL, encoded by the exons ATGGGGCCCAGGGCTGGctgggatgggaagggaaggatCTGGAGCTTGAGGCTGCGGCCACGAGTGGTCAAGCGAGTTGGCTCAAAGCCACTTCAACACCGTGGGAACCGAGTCGCTCAGCAAATACTTAtggttcagtttcctcatctaaacGTGCAGTCTCGTAAGGCCAGTGGAAATACTAGGACACACACAACACTCGGTAAACGCCACTTCCCTGTCTCCCCTCGGAACGGCGAAGCCCCACCCCCAGACTCGGAGACTTGCGCGCAGGAGCGTAATGACGCAAGAGCACACGAAGACGCCCCCACCCCATCTCCGTTTCCTAGGAAACGTGGACTCCGCGTACCGCTCACTGTCGCTGCCCCCTTGACGTCATGGTCCGGACGGGAGGGCGGGGCGAGTGCTACCGCCAGGGGCGGGGCGACGGGCCGGTCGCCCGGGCTGTGCACCTGCGCCCAGGCGGGCCGCCTGGGGCACCGTCCCCGGCCCGCCGGCCTCACCATGGCCAGGCCGCAGAGGACTCCGGCGCGCAGTCCCGACAACATCGTCGAG tTTGATGCTGAGTTCCGACGCTTCGCGCTGCCCCGCGCTTCGGTGAGTGGCTTCCAAGAGTTTTCGCGGTTGCTGCGTGCAGTCCACCAGATCCCGGGCCTGGACGTGCTGCTTGGCTATACAGATGCTCACGGTGACCTACTGCCCCTCACCAACGACGACAGCCTGCACCGGGCCCTGGCCAGCGGGCCCCCACCGCTGCGCCTGCTAGTACAGAAGCGGG CAGAAGCTGACTCCAGTGGCCTGGCCTTTGCCTCCAACTCTCTGCAGCGGCGGAAGAAAGGGCTCCTACTTCGGCCAGTGGCACCCCTGCGCACCCGGCCACCCCTGCTAATCAGCCTGCCCCAAGATTTCCGCCAGGTTTCTTCAGTCATAGATGTGGACCTACTGCCTGAGACCCACCGACGGGTTCGGCTGCACAAGCATGGCTCGGACCGCCCCCTGGGTTTCTACATTCGAGATGGCATGAGTGTCCGTGTAGCTCCCCAGGGCCTGGAACGGGTTCCAGGCATCTTCATCTCCCGCCTGGTACGAGGGGGCCTGGCTGAGAGTACGGGGCTGCTGGCAGTCAGTGATGAGATCCTCGAGGTCAATGGTATTGAGGTGGCTGGGAAGACCTTGGACCAAGTGACGGACATGATGGTCGCCAACAGCCACAATCTCATTGTCACTGTCAAGCCAGCCAATCAGCGCAATAATGTGGTGCGGGGAGCATCTGGGCGTCTGACAGGGCCTTCCTCTGCTGGGCCTGGGCCTACTGAGGCTGAGAGTGACGATGATAGCAATGATCTGGTCATTGAAAACCGCCAGCCTCCATGTTCCAATGGGCTGTCTCAAGGGCCTCCATGCTGGGACCTGCGCCAAGGCCGTCTACTTCCTGGTGCCCGCAGTTCTCTGCCCTCCCTGGATGATCAGGAGCAGGCCAGCTCTGGCTGGGGGAGTAGCATGCGAGGAGATGGTAGTGGCTTTAGCCTCTGA
- the PARD6A gene encoding partitioning defective 6 homolog alpha isoform X1, with protein MGPRAGWDGKGRIWSLRLRPRVVKRVGSKPLQHRGNRVAQQILMVQFPHLNVQSRKASGNTRTHTTLGKRHFPVSPRNGEAPPPDSETCAQERNDARAHEDAPTPSPFPRKRGLRVPLTVAAPLTSWSGREGGASATARGGATGRSPGLCTCAQAGRLGHRPRPAGLTMARPQRTPARSPDNIVEVKSKFDAEFRRFALPRASVSGFQEFSRLLRAVHQIPGLDVLLGYTDAHGDLLPLTNDDSLHRALASGPPPLRLLVQKRAEADSSGLAFASNSLQRRKKGLLLRPVAPLRTRPPLLISLPQDFRQVSSVIDVDLLPETHRRVRLHKHGSDRPLGFYIRDGMSVRVAPQGLERVPGIFISRLVRGGLAESTGLLAVSDEILEVNGIEVAGKTLDQVTDMMVANSHNLIVTVKPANQRNNVVRGASGRLTGPSSAGPGPTEAESDDDSNDLVIENRQPPCSNGLSQGPPCWDLRQGRLLPGARSSLPSLDDQEQASSGWGSSMRGDGSGFSL; from the exons ATGGGGCCCAGGGCTGGctgggatgggaagggaaggatCTGGAGCTTGAGGCTGCGGCCACGAGTGGTCAAGCGAGTTGGCTCAAAGCCACTTCAACACCGTGGGAACCGAGTCGCTCAGCAAATACTTAtggttcagtttcctcatctaaacGTGCAGTCTCGTAAGGCCAGTGGAAATACTAGGACACACACAACACTCGGTAAACGCCACTTCCCTGTCTCCCCTCGGAACGGCGAAGCCCCACCCCCAGACTCGGAGACTTGCGCGCAGGAGCGTAATGACGCAAGAGCACACGAAGACGCCCCCACCCCATCTCCGTTTCCTAGGAAACGTGGACTCCGCGTACCGCTCACTGTCGCTGCCCCCTTGACGTCATGGTCCGGACGGGAGGGCGGGGCGAGTGCTACCGCCAGGGGCGGGGCGACGGGCCGGTCGCCCGGGCTGTGCACCTGCGCCCAGGCGGGCCGCCTGGGGCACCGTCCCCGGCCCGCCGGCCTCACCATGGCCAGGCCGCAGAGGACTCCGGCGCGCAGTCCCGACAACATCGTCGAGGTGAAGAGCAAA tTTGATGCTGAGTTCCGACGCTTCGCGCTGCCCCGCGCTTCGGTGAGTGGCTTCCAAGAGTTTTCGCGGTTGCTGCGTGCAGTCCACCAGATCCCGGGCCTGGACGTGCTGCTTGGCTATACAGATGCTCACGGTGACCTACTGCCCCTCACCAACGACGACAGCCTGCACCGGGCCCTGGCCAGCGGGCCCCCACCGCTGCGCCTGCTAGTACAGAAGCGGG CAGAAGCTGACTCCAGTGGCCTGGCCTTTGCCTCCAACTCTCTGCAGCGGCGGAAGAAAGGGCTCCTACTTCGGCCAGTGGCACCCCTGCGCACCCGGCCACCCCTGCTAATCAGCCTGCCCCAAGATTTCCGCCAGGTTTCTTCAGTCATAGATGTGGACCTACTGCCTGAGACCCACCGACGGGTTCGGCTGCACAAGCATGGCTCGGACCGCCCCCTGGGTTTCTACATTCGAGATGGCATGAGTGTCCGTGTAGCTCCCCAGGGCCTGGAACGGGTTCCAGGCATCTTCATCTCCCGCCTGGTACGAGGGGGCCTGGCTGAGAGTACGGGGCTGCTGGCAGTCAGTGATGAGATCCTCGAGGTCAATGGTATTGAGGTGGCTGGGAAGACCTTGGACCAAGTGACGGACATGATGGTCGCCAACAGCCACAATCTCATTGTCACTGTCAAGCCAGCCAATCAGCGCAATAATGTGGTGCGGGGAGCATCTGGGCGTCTGACAGGGCCTTCCTCTGCTGGGCCTGGGCCTACTGAGGCTGAGAGTGACGATGATAGCAATGATCTGGTCATTGAAAACCGCCAGCCTCCATGTTCCAATGGGCTGTCTCAAGGGCCTCCATGCTGGGACCTGCGCCAAGGCCGTCTACTTCCTGGTGCCCGCAGTTCTCTGCCCTCCCTGGATGATCAGGAGCAGGCCAGCTCTGGCTGGGGGAGTAGCATGCGAGGAGATGGTAGTGGCTTTAGCCTCTGA